The proteins below are encoded in one region of Centropristis striata isolate RG_2023a ecotype Rhode Island chromosome 12, C.striata_1.0, whole genome shotgun sequence:
- the mrnip gene encoding MRN complex-interacting protein: MVQEFQVLRCFTCESFQVQQVKKSSRWICKVCGEKQSLLKEFGRGSAADCRRHVQKLNAARGAKMEEDTWLLWKRTEADGEDDQPRLQVSQAQVSRWSKYLDTPEEAEPEEAEPEEGEENVLMDRQQLHGNKLINSSDRKRRRTSPPSQGRTSPSSQRHISPPSQRRTSPPSQGRTSPSSQRRTSPPSQRRTSPSSQRHISPPSQRRTSPPSQGHISPPSQRRTSPPSQRHTRPPSQRRTSPPSQRRTSPPSQRRTSPPSLRSTGPVSRWAGFLSTDCQADEGEEPAASGRSHAVRPLEKPRPLLPVSMFESGEDFSWDF, from the exons ATGGTGCAGGAGTTTCAGGTGCTCAGGTGTTTCACCTGTGAGAGCTTCCAGGTTCAACAG gtgaaGAAGTCCAGCAGGTGGATCTGTAAAGTTTGTGGAGAGAAACAGTCGCTGCTGaag GAGTTTGGGCGGGGCTCGGCGGCCGACTGCAGACGCCACGTCCAGAAGCTGAACGCCGCTAGAGGAGCCAAGATGGAGGAGGACACCTGGCTGCTATG GAAGCGGACGGAGGCCGACGGGGAGGACGACCAGCCCCGCCTCCAGGTGAGCCAGGCTCAGGTGAGCCGCTGGAGCAAATACCTGGACACACCTGAGGAGGCGGAGCCAGAGGAGGCGGAGccagaggaaggggaggagaaTGTTTTGATGGACAGACAGCAGCTCCATGGCAACAAGTTGATTAACAG ttcTGACAGGAAGAGAAGACGCACCAGTCCTCCCAGTCAGGGACGCACCAGTCCTTCCAGTCAGAGACACATCAGTCCTCCCAGTCAGAGACGCACCAGTCCTCCCAGTCAGGGACGCACCAGTCCTTCCAGTCAGAGACGCACCAGTCCTCCCAGTCAGAGACGCACCAGTCCTTCCAGTCAGAGACACATCAGTCCTCCCAGTCAGAGACGCACCAGTCCTCCCAGTCAGGGACACATCAGTCCTCCCAGTCAGAGACGCACCAGTCCTCCCAGTCAGAGACACACCAGACCTCCCAGTCAGAGACGCACCAGTCCTCCCAGTCAGAGACGCACCAGTCCTCCCAGTCAGAGACGCACCAGTCCTCCCAGTCTGAGGAGTACTGGTCCAGTCTCCCGGTGGGCGGGTTTCCTCAGCACTGACTGTCAGGCGGATGAGGGGGAGGAGCCAGCAGCCAGTGGGCGGAGTCATGCAGTGAGGCCCCTGGAGAAGCCCCGCCCCCTACTTCCTGTCTCCATGTTTGAGAGCGGAGAGGACTTCAGCTGGGACTTCTGA